One part of the Streptomyces sp. NBC_00286 genome encodes these proteins:
- a CDS encoding NAD-dependent epimerase/dehydratase family protein codes for MRILVIGGTWFLGKNIVEVALARGWFVTTFNRGRSGGDIEGVEPVHGNRTDREDLQRLAQQGPWDAVIDTSSSDFPPRDVLLAATALRNAARRWVHISTVSVYQGWPHQPLTDDSPLLDAPADADESYGHNGEDGSPTVYGFQKAGGERAVKEVFGDAAVFLRPGVILGPGEYVGRLPWWLTRAKRGGKILAPAPSGQRIQPVDVRDVAEFALDQAASATSGGYNVTHPVGITFEDFLGECVTVTGAAGKPVWVEPRVLAEHGVAQWTELPLWRTHAGVWSVDSHRAVTAGLRCRPIADTIRDTWAWLAADGRPVDHPRWAEHGIAREKEAKILASLT; via the coding sequence ATGAGGATTCTGGTCATCGGTGGCACATGGTTCCTGGGGAAGAACATTGTGGAAGTAGCTCTAGCGCGAGGGTGGTTCGTCACCACCTTCAACCGCGGGCGCTCCGGCGGTGACATCGAGGGCGTCGAGCCGGTACACGGGAACCGTACAGACCGCGAGGACCTGCAACGCCTTGCCCAGCAAGGTCCATGGGACGCTGTGATCGACACGTCGAGTTCCGACTTCCCGCCCCGTGACGTCCTGCTGGCCGCAACTGCCCTCCGCAACGCGGCGCGGCGCTGGGTGCACATCTCCACAGTGTCGGTCTATCAGGGCTGGCCCCACCAACCGCTCACCGACGACTCGCCGCTGCTGGATGCCCCGGCTGACGCTGACGAGTCGTATGGGCATAACGGTGAGGACGGCAGTCCCACTGTCTACGGCTTCCAGAAGGCTGGCGGGGAACGCGCCGTGAAGGAGGTCTTCGGAGACGCTGCGGTGTTCCTCCGGCCCGGCGTCATCCTGGGCCCGGGCGAGTACGTTGGCCGACTCCCCTGGTGGCTGACCCGGGCCAAGCGCGGTGGGAAGATCCTGGCCCCTGCGCCAAGCGGCCAGCGCATCCAGCCGGTCGACGTCCGCGACGTCGCGGAGTTCGCGCTCGACCAGGCGGCGAGCGCGACGAGCGGCGGCTACAACGTCACCCACCCGGTGGGCATCACCTTCGAGGACTTCCTCGGCGAATGCGTGACTGTCACCGGCGCGGCCGGAAAGCCGGTGTGGGTGGAGCCGAGGGTCCTGGCCGAACACGGCGTAGCGCAGTGGACCGAGCTGCCGCTGTGGCGTACGCACGCGGGCGTATGGTCGGTCGACTCCCACCGGGCCGTAACCGCGGGGCTGCGGTGCCGACCGATCGCTGACACGATCCGGGACACATGGGCCTGGCTTGCTGCGGACGGGCGTCCCGTGGACCACCCGAGGTGGGCCGAGCACGGGATCGCCCGTGAGAAGGAGGCGAAGATCCTCGCCTCCTTGACCTAA